GATAACTTACTTAAGGTCACATGTGGGTATaacctgctgtttgggcacagcatggaaggagcgctatattggatTTTAGATCACAGCTTggttttttggacatcatgcctcTTTTGCAAAAGTCAACTTTTGAAATAAATCTACTTTGAATTGTGTCCATTACTTGGCTCGCTGCCTGTACAGTAGCCAGTATAACCAATGTCACACCCTGAAAGAAAAAAATCTTATGtagagatttttatttattttgcttacttatatagtactatcatattccgcagcgctttacagacagtaCCACTACtgtgccatatagggctcacaatctactttccctatcagtttgtctttggagtgttAGAATTAGCCAGTACTAAGCCAAAAGTAGATAATGGTCATTGACAGATTGAAATAATTATTGTTTAGGAAAAAACGCTTCTGTAAAGTGTCGCAGCCTTGGTTGGAATATTCTGCAATGGTGTCATGATCATATACAAGTACGAGACacactgagctctctccatacacgacTGATGCCAGTTGTATATTGCAGCCAGCATCCGctgctgttaacactttagatgctgcgGTCCCGTTTAAACAGCGGCATCTAAAGTGCACAAGCATTCCCATCTTTTACCAGTCGACACTCTCTGGAACGTCATCAGAAAACGGTGATCacttgccatgacagccgggaacctattgaagtctcccaggcttgtcattaccaTAGTTCCATTACAGTGGCTATAGGCAGTAATTGACTTTACAAaacactgcaatacattagtatttcAGTATATAGTATGACAGACcatcctttccctagatcacatataaaaaaaaacaaaacaaaataacactTTAGGTATCCGTGTGCTCAAAAAGCTCAACGAAGTATTAAAACATaagaatatttatcccatacacgCCACTCAAAAAGGAGGACTCAAGATTCTTGTGATCACTGGTGACCCcaatggtcagacccccaccaaaaaTTTATTCCATATCCATTCAAGTTTGTGATTGTTGTGACCCATAATCTAATGTGTTGGTATAAGCCCTGATGCACACAATTGTGTATATAGTCATTTTAGACAAACAATGACCTATTCATTTGTATAGCCCCATACGCATGATGGTGCATTATCACAGACCCATGAGCCCAGAGCAAGACTCAAGGCACACCCCATTCACCAAGAGCAGTGAATGGGGCCATTGAAGTATGGCCAGCACACTGAAGTCACCCATGGACCAGGCTGATGCATTGGTCAAGTGTATGAGGCGTAATAGCTCTCAAGTGCTCTTCTGTCAATCATGCGTTCTCTAGTATACTTGTCTGATAAGGGGCTTCTGTACTGAAAACACAAAACACAATGTAGACTTATATACAATATAGGTTAGTTGAGTGACACACTACTGTTTGGTTTACATGCTGACTGATTACAAAAGCTGTCAGTTTTACAAAGAAAATAATCACTGGCTAAGAAACAATTATAAAAAAGTATTAGATGCCACTCACTGTTACACTGGTCACAAGCATAGATTCTTCCTTCCAGCGCCTCAGTTTCTGTAAACTTGGCCAGCATTTCTGTAAGAGTGCACTCAGTAGTAGTGACTGGAGTAATTCCCTTTTCCAGACTATGATAACGCTCTGGAAATTCTAAAGACAAGTCCCAGAAAGGTTCCACTGTATCAGACTTATAACTACAAGTCAAACATGTAACCTGCAAACATAATAAAATATTGGTAATAAATTGCaacaagtaaacaaaaaaaaaaataaaatatatatatatatatatatatatattattgagagtctagaaaatatatttttttgcgAAGTATACAGATATTAAATGTCAATGATTTAGAATTTGTAAGCACAGATTTAGGATTTTCCTTGAGCTATTTACTTCACCTCAcaatggtcagtattttgcacaggtatataatacaggattttaaaaaattatattatataaataaataatcaagAGGAATTAATAAGACGGCTGCTTTGCTTTGGGTCCTGACAAAAAACAACTccaaaatgttttggttttttttttcccccaaaatgttTCTATCCCCAGAATCACACTGATCCATAGAATAACGTTATGAGATTTTGAAGTCAAaaattgaagtaaaaaaaaaatgcatgcggcaggaaggggttaaaacagctAACATATTTGCTATGCAACACAACAGTCCATCTTACCTGACTGAGCAGTTGTCCATGGAATATTGTATTTACTACCTTCAGCACCTGTTTGGTAAGCTTTCTCTGGGAGATAGGAATAAGTATTCTGTGCTTGCTGCCTTCAGACTCCAGTTCCTGCTGCACTTTGTCCAGCAGCTCACAAAGAAACTCCTGGGCATCTTGTTGGTCATAACCTCTGAAAGCTGGGATTAGACTCCAAACAGAATGTAACATGGCAAAGGGCGAAACCAGCGCCCACTTCCCTGACCACATTACACGAAAGAGGGTGTGCAGTTCATGGCAAAGGGACAGTTGTTTGGTGCTGGGTTCCTTGGCTTGAATTAGCTCCAGgctttttttaattgatgaccccCCACCATTTAATCCAAGGCCCCCAGATGGGTATCCCGAACCAATGTTACCCGTACGGTGCTTGCCATTGGTGCCTTTATTTGTTAAAAGTTCTTCTTTCTCACAGGGATCCAGGGTGAGGAAGCATTCCCTGAACTTCTGCAGGTGACTGAGCACTTGCAGTATAGAGTTCATATAGCAGGTGTTTCCAAGGTTGCGAAGCCCTGTCACTCCGGGAGTCACAGTAGGCTTGATTGAGTATAGCTGGTTAAAGCGTCTTTGAGCTTCTTTCCTTGAAGCAGAACTGCTGGTTGTCATGTCCCTGAATTTACGAGGAATAAGGCTATCCCTGTGTGTATGTGACAGTAGACGGGCACTTTTCCTGGGGGGAGTGTTCGCAAGTTCTTCTAGAAGACGCCGTTTTACTTCCAGTCTCCTTAATCtagcctcttctttcttcttctcaagCTCTGCTTGCTGTTTCTTTTCTTCTAATTTCAGCTGTCCCCTAGAAGATTTTTCAAACCAAAGTCGTAGTGCCTTTGCTAGCAAAGTTTGGCGTCTATGACGTAATGCTGTAAGCATCAATGGCTGCCCTTGTGATGACCTGTGGCATCCAGACCCTTCACTAGCTGCGGTTTGTGATCTTAAGCTTCTTCGACTTGATGCTTCCTGCTTTTGACTGCGCACAGCAGAAAGTGCACTTCTCAGTAGCTTTAAGTCACCCTCTGGGTTATCATTTAATACATAGTCCTGGCACAAATAGCAGAAAACATAAAGCTCATGCACCTCCATAACCAAGGGGTGTCTACTTTCCTGAAAGTGGCGCAAGGCATGTTCTTCAATATAACGCCCACAAGCCACATGTGAACACTTAAGACAAGCCCACACAGATTCTCTTGTATCACAGTCCACACAGCGCCATTTCTGTGGATTTAGTATGGAGTGGTCCTGTGCCAAGCGTAGACGTCCGACGTGTTTACATCGATCCATGTCTTACAAGATCCTATTGGGTACTCTattaaaacagagaaaaaaagttAATACATTAATATACATTATACACAAATGCCCATGATTGTAGGTTCATACTATCGTCACTGTAGGAGAGCAACTAACAGATGCAGTCACAGACCCCTCTGGGGCGTTCGTCTGCATTCACTCCAATGTAAAAATCATGGTAGAAGCTTTCTTGcattaagttttttttaaaagtgcATTCAGGCTTTCAACAGTTTCAAAAGACAATATGCATGATGGTATATTGTGTGTCTGTCAAGTTTATTACATTAGAGTCTGCCACAATTAAAgagatattcccatctcaaggatcctaagcTGCTGGTTTAtgcaaattcaagagttttcctaaatacattgctttagaaatgttgctttgtttgcttACTATGTTAAATTATTCccctattgtttacacattgttaaAACACCTAACCTGCTATCTGATACCAGGTCGAATGACATGCTTACTGCTCTCTGGGggctgaattattttttttttattaaaggggttttcccatatcaGTGTTTCAGAAGCTctgcctgcagtctgttcttctcgCATCCTGTATTTTTTCCCCCTCCTCgctcttgctgaacaggacaaactgcaattagctgaacgattgtcctgctggcaagagcagcgAGTGACATCACTTTTcctacaggtccatggttatagcaatgctgtgtaaagaatgggaggaataagatcacatagaaggcaaacaaagcagtatttctaaagcaatataattAGGaagagtcttcaatttacatcagCTACCAATACacataggatccttgaaatgggaaaAACCCTATAAGTTCAGAGAAattaaagttgttgtttttttttcgatGGTCACATtgtacaaactggtatttttaAAATTTCTGGTGATGAAAATaagagggtttgtttttttaattttttttttcccttcgacCGCTTTTtacttatatacttatatactatatacatcaaGTTGCCTAAAATCATTGTTTTCCTTATTTTATTCATGTCTATTTCTTGCATAATAACACTGCCCACAGATGACGGTATCAACTTTTCTCAAAGTAGATCCTTATTTTAAAAGGGATTTTCCCTAATGTagcttaatttttttaaaaaaatattagaaatagACCATCTCCCaccgaaaaaaaaaagaaaacgtcCCATTTCGCTGTTTCTGGGGACAGGAAGCCACCAGTACTCCTCTCTCCCCCTCACACTCACCAATGCTCACCGCTCACTTCCTCACTGGCCATCGCTTCCTTCAAATGTATGCCAGAGCCGGCGCCTGCGCAACAGAACGCCTGCAGAAACAAAAAGAATCAGTGTTTTATTGCACATGCGTGGCTTCTGCCCGGCGTTCTATTGTTCAGGCGCCAGTTCAGGATCCCAGGTGAAGAGGCAAAAGAGGGGACAGCAGCACCTGAAAGTCATCTCTAGGATAAcaagacagataagtatgatgggtTGGGGGACAGAGTTAGTTAgctaggtagggctagtagtccatgggctagctagggaaactggttgtgagggaggaagtgagagggggatctgagtgaactgcaatgcatcatggtagatgtaggctaagacagcaggaagctacacatgtaaacaaatgcagaggacaccagagaacgccagaaaatcactcaaaacactgctaaaggtatttgggtgcacttagtgCTATTGATTAAtagcagaccttttttaaaaaatattttttttgcctggaaaacctctttaaacttcaaataattaaaaaaaaaaatattggttaACCCTTAAAGTAGACACTAATCTTCTGTTAAGAGGAGCATAACAAAGGAGAGGTAGACCGCAAaataatgactataatggggggtcatcattttaaaactgaaattgGTGGAGTAAAAGGACTTTTGTGCAGGATTTTTCCACCACTGATTTTCAGGCGGACACTGCAACTAAGTATCTGGCGCAGATATCAACAAAGCCTTATATACTTGAATGCTTCATTGCACGACTTTGTAGCCGATGACACAGATTCATCACATTCACTTATATAAATTACATAAGTGAATCCTTATATAAATAGGCGACAGTGGAACATCTAAAACGGACACTGAAACATAAACAGCATAACACTGAGAAGATAAAATGTCTACTCTTGAACAGATGGCTGGATTCACTGAGACTAGCGGATTAACCCCACACATAGACTGGATTATTAAACTAACAGCTTGTCCACAAAAATTAATGAATTGATTAGATCTTTACACATGGTGAAAGATtcactggcccagatttactaatagttagacagtgcaaacttagacaggcagtcttaaaatacgccagatttatcacaccAGCTGGCGGGTGTATTTTAGACTGTTTAGTCCATGTTTATACTacctttagttggcttactttgagacagaattttatGACAatccacatgtctagcaagtaGAAAAATTTTAGGAAAAACTATATGCACCACATTGTGACAAAGATGCTCCACATTTATATCTAGTAGTAACCAAAATAGTAAATCTGGAACAGAGAAAATTGCAAAATAACCAAAGTTTCCAGCTCCCTTAATCAGAGTGAACTTGCGGACattgattatttcaattattttgcacCCATATTATCCAGTCTCACACTGAAAATGGCTAAAGGATATGGGCACTAAGTGTACACTATCCAATGTgaatagcaaaaataaaatttcaGTAGGATGGCATATAAATGGAGAGTGTAACATGTAAAAAGTGGAGTGTCCTAAAATGACTGTCTAAAGATAATTGTAGGTTACAATCTGTTACAACTAAAATAGTTTGGTCAACCAGGTAACCATCAAAAAAATAGGTTAGGTTAGCGGTGGTGATTCTATCATCAGGAAACTGTTCCTGCAGCCAAGTTTAGAATCAGGGAAATGCTGATGTAGTTAGAAGCTTCCCTAAAGCTATCAAATTGGTTAAGTTTAAggtcagttcacacggaggaatttgccgcgaatttgggggcggattcCGCCCCCGAAACATTAGCAGATTCCTCCTGAATCTACCTCCCATTGTttccaatgggaggcagagatcgcagcagaaagcggaaaaaagaagcatcctgcttgatcttgtcgCGGAGTACGCAggttgagactccctcctgattaggcctattcatccgGGCCTATTCAGAAGCGGGATGCCACGATGGAATGCTGTGTCACAGCATCGACATCCCATCGTGGCTAGCTGCGCAAAAAAGCCGGCGGCAGAAAATAAAGAATTTCCTCTTCCGTGTGATCTGACTCTTAATGCCAGAagtgtctgcaaaaaaaaaaaaaaaaaatacctgtctCAACTCCCCCCGCCCAACTACTTAGTCTAGGTAGCTGCTTATTTCagcatagttaaaaaaaaaaaaaaaaaaggaaacgttAGGCCCAATTCCCACGGAGtagcacgccgctcatttagacacgtatacatgtgtcagagcgaggtgcttcaaaacagatcccattgacttcaatgggtgccagcttacgcacgctacacattgaaatcaatgggaggctttatatcccattgatttcaatgtgtagcacgcgtaagactggcacccattgaagtcaatgggatctgttttgaagcacctcgctctgacacatgtatacgtgtctaaatgagcggtgcgttactccgtgggaacggggccttagggaAGAATGCTTTTATATACTTTTCTAGTCTAATTTTGGGGGTTTATAGTGTGTGATGTTTATGCCCTCCTCATGGCCACAGATATATGTCCAGAAGGGAGGAAACCCTATAGCGGAGGATTACCACCACCCCTCCCCCTCAATGGCAAATTATTTGGTGTGAGCTTTCGAGAAGTGTGGTAGAAGACTGTTATGTCTCCTGCTCTCCTTTACTCTCTGAATCATGTGATTCCTGCCACTTGTTGGAGATGCACCTCAGCCCCAGCCATGGCTAATCTTTTTCTCCAGCCAGTGCCATCAGATCCTTTTCTCCACATAGTCAACTTGCCACCAATGTAGATGGGCAAGAAATTGGCTAAGGCTGGGTTGACATCTGCATCTGATATCTGTCCGCTTGCAAACAGTTTTAAGAGAGAAACGGTTTGGTAGCAAAAGAAATATTCCAAACAGTTACACAGTGGATACCcatatccaatttttttttttttttttttagacgaaatcgtcaaaaaaaacaaacacataaaaaaaaaaaaacaaaaaaaaacagtcaagCTGGATTATTTTGGGTCACCGTTGGCCCATCAGCCACCCTGTGCAGACTCActgtgctccccccccccctcctttttggATTGCCCAATCAGGCAGTTTTCACAGTGCATTCACCTCACTGGATAAATGTTCTTAATAACTGTGGCTTTCATCTTCATCTAAAACAGCAACATCTAAGTCTCATTGCCCTGCCTTCCCTGCTGACACTCCCACTCACGTAGGGCTGGGTGATTATCGCATATATGAAAATAACTAttcattttaccttgattacaattaatgaatgattattttaggacaTGTCCTctttacaaattgtacagtgctgtgtaatatgttggcgctattttATATACCACAACATGCTGaattttggttttggttattcacatatcagcaatcctgATTAAATAATATAAGACAGTGTATAGTTACTGACTTTACCTTTAGCCAATGGAGGTgtgagacttaaagaggacctttcaccacctggggcacatgcggttttatatactgctagaaagccaacagtgcgctgaattcagcacactgttgaatTTCACGACCTgtgtcctgggtgaagagctatcggtcccagtaccgtatctattcacagtcagaagggcgttcctgacagtctgtttaagtgccctcttcatctacccccagtttcatgtccccccctccatttctcccttagtttcatatcccccccttcatttgccccatttgatgtcccccccccccccccagtttcatgtccccctccatctgccatctctgccttagtataacattccccttccatctctgcccctaggagacacacacatacagacacacacacacactctccaccctgcatctcacattgccctctcagtaccttatgacacacaccacatgtctccatcttcttgcactgtcctgcatAAGACGCCCCCTagacaagctgtgcgggccggtctgaatcagtcagaagGCCGGATATGGCCCACGGGCCAGGCTTTGCCCAAGTCTGATCTATATGGAAATTTCACAACAACTAATTGACCCGACTTTCGATTATGGTTATTTTTCAagtaattgcccagccctagacTCACAGTCACATCACCAAATCTGCATTACTTTCTGCAAAAGCATATAATGCAGTATTTCATGACACAGACAGTTGATGCAGCAACAGGAGAGGACCAGGAAAAATGTCTcaagctaaggctccacatagcgggCCGCAGCGAAAAAGCCTCCAATGGAGAGAGACAGCAACTGAGCCAAAATTTACATAATAGATGCAGGGTGCAAAGCATTTTGCATCATATCCTCAAGATACTTTTCAACCAAAAACACCTACAAACAACCACAGCATTCCAAGAGATTTAATACAGCATAAAGTTACTGAAAACCAAACCTACTTATTGCTCTTCCTAGTGGTTCAGACTAAAGGGAATAATAGaattacagtgcctacaagtagtattcaaccccctgcagatttagcaggtttacacattcggaattaacttcaGCCTGgaagatcagcctggaagtgtgaaatgcactgcagcaaaaaagaatgttatttctttgtttcattttttttttaaattgtgaaaagtttattcagagggtcatttattattcaacccctcaaaccaccagaattctgtttggttcccctaaagtattaagaagtagttcaggcacaaagaacaatgagcttcacatgtttggattaattatctctttttccagccttttctgactatttaagaccctccccaaacttgtgaacagcactcatacatggtcaacatggaaaagacaaaggagcattccaaggccatcagagacaagatcgtggagggtcacaaggctggcaaggggtacaaaaccctttccaaggagttgggcctacctgtctccactgttgggagcatcatccggaagtggaaggcttatggaactactgttagccttccacggcctggacagcctttgaaagtttcctcccgtgcagaggccaggcttgtccgaagagtcaaggctaacccaaggacaacaaggaaggagctccgggaagatctcatggcagtggggacattggtttcagtcaataccataagtaacgtactccaccgcaatggtctccattccagacgagcccgtaaggtacctttactttcaaagcgtcatgtcaaggctcgtctacagtttgctcatgatcacttggaggactctgagacagactggttcaaggttctctggtctgatgagaccaag
This sequence is a window from Leptodactylus fuscus isolate aLepFus1 chromosome 2, aLepFus1.hap2, whole genome shotgun sequence. Protein-coding genes within it:
- the USP49 gene encoding ubiquitin carboxyl-terminal hydrolase 49 gives rise to the protein MDRCKHVGRLRLAQDHSILNPQKWRCVDCDTRESVWACLKCSHVACGRYIEEHALRHFQESRHPLVMEVHELYVFCYLCQDYVLNDNPEGDLKLLRSALSAVRSQKQEASSRRSLRSQTAASEGSGCHRSSQGQPLMLTALRHRRQTLLAKALRLWFEKSSRGQLKLEEKKQQAELEKKKEEARLRRLEVKRRLLEELANTPPRKSARLLSHTHRDSLIPRKFRDMTTSSSASRKEAQRRFNQLYSIKPTVTPGVTGLRNLGNTCYMNSILQVLSHLQKFRECFLTLDPCEKEELLTNKGTNGKHRTGNIGSGYPSGGLGLNGGGSSIKKSLELIQAKEPSTKQLSLCHELHTLFRVMWSGKWALVSPFAMLHSVWSLIPAFRGYDQQDAQEFLCELLDKVQQELESEGSKHRILIPISQRKLTKQVLKVVNTIFHGQLLSQVTCLTCSYKSDTVEPFWDLSLEFPERYHSLEKGITPVTTTECTLTEMLAKFTETEALEGRIYACDQCNRRRRKSSPKPLVLSEAKKQLMIFRLPQVLRLHLKRFRWSGRNHREKIGVHVFFDQVLNMEPYCRVSLSPSDTGTYLYDLSAVVMHHGKGFGSGHYTAYCYNTEGGFWVHCNDSKLNMCSVEEVCRTQAYILFYTQRSNPQNGVQSNNPQSDPGIPDLLLSPQAPSSPQERGSRRITIP